The genomic window GCCAAATTCTTTAAGTGCATCTAAATGCATTTTATTTATTTTTTCATATAAAGACATATTAACCCCCCATTAAAGTCTGTTCCTCTTCATAGATTGAATTTCATACCTAAAAACAAATTTAACAAATTTTTTCTCTGTTTTTGTATCTAAGTTCGTAAATTCCAAACCAAAAATTTTTCTTCCTACATCTGTTTCGCCAATTTTCCTCACAACTTCTGCTTCAAAGTTTTCTATTTTAAGACCTTCTTTTATATTCATATTTATGAAAACTCTATCTCCTTCTACAAGGTCATAATCTGAAACTATAGAAAGTCCACCTGCAGAAAAATCTTTACTGACAAACTTATGTTTAGGTGGATCGTCCATTTCTTCGTATTCCTTTTTTAAATAGAAATATCCATCTTCGGAAATTGGAATTCTCACATATTTTCTTCTTTGAACTTTATA from Geotoga petraea includes these protein-coding regions:
- a CDS encoding flagellar brake protein; the protein is MSDFVEKVSAKRNISINMPIEIEVDEEYYEGNYKSIIHEYNSKSGYAKIGIPMYKGALIKLPKGIKIRIRIYSNTAVFLFKTIILQSGQENNIRFLVVKVPEVIYKVQRRKYVRIPISEDGYFYLKKEYEEMDDPPKHKFVSKDFSAGGLSIVSDYDLVEGDRVFINMNIKEGLKIENFEAEVVRKIGETDVGRKIFGLEFTNLDTKTEKKFVKFVFRYEIQSMKRNRL